tttgcctgaaggcagtggcgggatccacttgtttgggcacaggtgggaaacctgggttgccctggggcacttgaccAGCACCCACTACAAAGGGGCATGGttctcctagaggtcccatgttctgtctgctagaaacatgtggatgtcctggacacaccaggcatctgacatggccctgcaggcctatttctatgtcactgaatcaagtgccagcactgaatgacatcagctgtttgcaatattgagatctgcatgtgcctcagcttcctagtgagtggagctctggtagcagttggcatctagtatcattgcaggtggccaaagaaattctccacctggcccccaactcatgctctggaaggatgtgggtctcccagttgctccatcagagcaagcagacactggcacatgccttggaccacctctgtgtctcgcaatgtcaccaggtgtgtgagcaactgactcccaccctcaatctccagtgattatgctgggagcatagaccaagatcttgtatGCAGGCATCCCTGCTGtgttcacttctgcctgggcaaggggtatgccacctcctgtgtgctttttgtggagctcacaggaaggatctgaatcctgtgtcagcccagggccttctaaagtaCCCTTAGAAGCGCAGCTGACACATCTGAATCAACATGGCAGAatgagctctgttcttgtccccatctaggtgtcctgcccagctaagagatgggaacaggggcttcctgagtgggacatttccacctcttatagataaccatcctctgatgagataaattgcaatgctggaatcagtcttccttcagtgcttagagagggaccatcagtgattattttagtttattgcagtgaacatttcccaggaggaggcagcagaagggagagagaaagtcaCGCCTTCAGCtacgcctctgctcctgagtggggccaggctcttcggacagagggaactcatggcaaactggcagcactgcccagagactgctgtgtgcaggagcagctcccctgcaaagagcagcagggctccgggcactgcctgctgctgctgacatgagaggagacaagacagtgagaagtgcaaggcagtgtggagtgggaggagagaggagagctccttgtgggagaaatcttcatagcccctgacacagtaagtctctggatgtagggcaatgctactgaggttcctgcaggggtcttctgaacccatcccatcccatcaccgATAGgacttttagcttctctctcctggcttctccagtgcagaggagggggaggtgcttcagagcagggattctctaccatatcatctcagggacagggcatcctattACCTTCTGccaaggaagctgcaggggtgtgaagctggggtttgcacacaggtctgcccagggctgtaattcggagcagtgattctgcgccccagggtgctgcattCCTAACTAAGTGACTCAgtcgcctgcgagggtcagcactcagcctgcccggggagctccccatggcactgcggggagaagctctgggtgggaggagagagcctgtcagggcaggttgagtgtgctgtggagagggtgctgtgtgggtcagggctgctcatagctctagctcatgcacaggacatttccaaggggacttttcaaaaggaaagtgaaggcagggatttcctgaaagagaaaccaatttcctgagatggtgctttacatttcctaccacctggcaagaggaaaatgaaagggagctgtcaggcttggacaacagactgagactcagtaacagtttccaggagcagacaacgtgtctgctaggaacttctgaaagtccctccagccaccccttagtctacagagagcaccagcttcccctttgctggcctcatctgggtttgtctgacctgctccttagcacctgcaaacacggggatggccctgggcagtgtcctgctgctgggaggtttctgcagggcagatctgagctccctgagggaggtgtcggcactgcagggcctgaccatgacttgctcaactccatccacccataatgtttctgattgcacttccctctcattgcctgcccatctccgctgcctggagctgtccctgctggcagctctttctctgtcccaatgccttttcctggtcagtgctcacagaccccctcccaccctctgtgtgctcattcctgccctccacaaacctcccaaaggcagggtcctgtccaggggcatctctgtgcttgcaggttctaaggagcaggtcacacaaaccctcacgaggccaagaaggtgatggtggtgctgtctgtaggctgaggtggggatgaagggacttgctgaggtttctctcagaccttctgggggtgttcagctgcagttaagacaccggccctgtgtgtcctgcatggtgttcccttcctggcagtgagaagccccaatccccttccaacctgtgaggctcctggcaatgcatttcatgaggttggggaatgagctgactctccttttaggagagttcatctttaggacccttgactgcttctcggggctgtgctgtcaagctgcaagctgccctccggaaaagcacagcttccctggagcatttctgtaagatctgagagtccttggtctggtcatgtgagtcagaaaccttgtcacactcttcatcactctctccatctcggggctgagagcatagaatttggaaatcttcactgtgaatctgaactcctccGCTCCCAGCTCACTCCagtgtccagtttctttcttagaggaatttgcGAATTTGGTTGTCCTTCCTCTGAGTGAGGTGTAAGttcagggcagtgaggggcaagactcatggacagaccaggtcccatgaccctattcaaagtcacagcgagtccttttttcctcttgggatgcacaagggctcgtgctgagagcaattgaaatgccaaagatttctaccctgtccAAGAATGCTCCCATGATGAGaaagaggcatctaaaatacatatatacatatatatgtgtgtgtgtgtgtgtgtacaccaccatatatatatgtgtatatataatacatatatatatatctctgtgtgtgtgtatatatacacacatatatacatacacacatatatatatatatgtatcctCAAACTCCTCCAgcgatcattttgcagagaaaaaggggtttcgaaatgttgaacagcccttccacataactCGGTGGACATaacctgctgcaggatgtgtgcatcagagctagtcacttcccattctctctgaagtgcctgcaggaagggtgcagatggtaaactgacataAGGGTagggtctatcccattgggagagagacatctagaaagggtcaggtcaccccctgccttcacttgactgtttctctgccttgctggagtggcagctggtgtggctgattcagatacagacacctctgttgaagagggcaaggctgggtcagatgaatccctcacaagggtcttctccttcagacatggctgccacgagagctgtattcagctctcatcatgggaaacagagaaacttcccactggtacctggaccaagtcccctgctcccacctcccaaTGCCCacccccaggtatcccaccacattgcagggtcagtttgacacctccatttacaccccccagcagagcaggacttgactcctctggagcccatgggcagaggtccctgctccgcatggcaccctcagccagtgtaaagagagctgcagaaagggagctgagcaaaggtaaagggcagaggaaaggtgggggtttctatgagacacagagtgggtttcgctcagggaagcctgctctaacttgcccctgtcttttcctccttggacagtccacaaagccccgaggaagcaaatgtccaacagcagttccctcaacgagttcctcctcctggcatttgcggacacaagggagctgcagctcttgcacttcttgctcttcctgggcatctacctggctgccctcctgggaaacggcctcatcatcacagctgtagcctgcgaccactgcctccacacccccatgtacttcttcctcctcaacctctctcttctggaccttggcaacatctccacgactgtccccaaatccatggccaattccctttggGACACCAaagtcatttcctactcaggatgtgctgcccaggtctttttctcctttttttcatttgcagtagagttttatctcctcactgtcatggcctatgaccgctatgttgccatctgcagacccctgcactatgggaccctcatgagcagcagagcttgtgtcaaaatggcagcagctgcctgggccagtggttttctcaatgctcttctgcacactgggaacacattttcaataccactctgccaaggcaacacagtggaccagttcttctgtgaagttccacagatcctcaagctctcctgctcagactcctacctcacagaagttgggcttattgtggttggtgcctgtttaggctttgggtgttttgttttcattgtgctgtcctacgtgcagatcttcactgctgtgttgaggatcccctctgagcagggacgacacaaagccttttccacgtgcctccctcacctggccgtggtctccctgtttattagcactgcagtttttgcctacctgaagcccccctccatctcctccccagctctcgatctcgtgctggccatgctgtacgcggtgctgcctccagcagtaaaccctctcatctacagcatgaggaacaaggagctcaaggaggcactgaagaaactggttcagttggtgctgtttcagcagcaataagatgcccatctctcctcacaagtgatttccaagccatttcagggaacatttccggttggggcattctatctgtgataagcgtgtttgtacacaactgtctgaattcatctctcttctccagaggcacaaaccccgtctgtctgacccagaggctttgtgtaaatctgctgaccactgtgtcagagctggcctcccttgcagcacctctgtaataaaaggggatctcctcagcacagtgcctgaagtttgggctcttcttcccaagctggaggcAAGAATTTGCTCAGGGATTTGCACTCGAAAAGGCcttgttgccgtgcctgggttttccatgggctaaggacaatgcgctcatagggtgatgtgttagggtgcccagttggtgcccagggcccctggagagggtgagtgttcaagtggtatctgccagggactgtcccacatatcactaggtttgtcacagatgcccatccttctggaagggagtatggagccacccggagagcagaggggatctccagagcagcgtgtgcctggcatgggcagtgagtggagactcccaaaaccaagtggagtcacccaaaggtaaagggccaaactgaggaatgtaccaaatctcaggagagggaatgggctgggtctaacgacacctctgaacacatcctgaacaATATGAAATGCCCTGTGAGtgttccaagcatcctccacagccacagatcctggggaggggggtgtcaggtgcaatgatgctgggccagctggctctgtcctGACCATCAcgaccagtgtggagtcaccccagtgTGGGCCCGCTAACCGTGCAGAGCCCCACCGCCAGCCCACGGCCCTGtgggaacacaggggagggctgcaggaataaCTGGCCAGgacagcacggacacactgacctggggaaaggctctctggggagcagggacatccctggagaaaagcaaaggtgcaattgtttgcttctgtgggggggaataaatgaaaacctgtttctgagtgtgtcagctcagggcaggctgctctgtcactggcgctgcctgaggagccctggggccaggactcgtgTGCCGTCTTGGGGAGAGGGGTTGCCCAGAGGGGCTCCAGGCAGCTacggttaaggatctcctggtcacgacagtagtggagacatggagtgaggggcctccatttccttgggccattcctggcccccagccctggggctgatgggcagTCTggcagccctccctgccccccaggacctgctgtgcccttcagagggtctggggctgtggagtgagtgcctagagctctgcagccctctaTGGTGGGCACTGCTGTCAGCCACCGCCAGcatgggctgctgtgctgggtgagctggggagagggcaggggagttggggagagccagggaggatctggtctggtctgggaagggcccaggaggtgaaaaatgccatcaggcagctactctgtgtgaacggcagtgtgggagcacagagctgtgtgcttggagggcaaatgcaggtctcctgggaaaggcaccaagacatggcaggtgcaggagagaagagcccaggtggttccctgtgttgcacggacacactggggaagctgccccagggccatcgtcccacaccagcccctcacatcacccctttgcagtgctggctgctcaccccagctgtggggttgtccgtggccacctccatcctgctgcaggtttctctatcccaatggaggagaaaaggccagccttgcatgacctctcttctgcaccagatcgtGGAAGATC
The DNA window shown above is from Apteryx mantelli isolate bAptMan1 chromosome 11, bAptMan1.hap1, whole genome shotgun sequence and carries:
- the LOC136993123 gene encoding olfactory receptor 14C36-like, translated to MSNSSSLNEFLLLAFADTRELQLLHFLLFLGIYLAALLGNGLIITAVACDHCLHTPMYFFLLNLSLLDLGNISTTVPKSMANSLWDTKVISYSGCAAQVFFSFFSFAVEFYLLTVMAYDRYVAICRPLHYGTLMSSRACVKMAAAAWASGFLNALLHTGNTFSIPLCQGNTVDQFFCEVPQILKLSCSDSYLTEVGLIVVGACLGFGCFVFIVLSYVQIFTAVLRIPSEQGRHKAFSTCLPHLAVVSLFISTAVFAYLKPPSISSPALDLVLAMLYAVLPPAVNPLIYSMRNKELKEALKKLVQLVLFQQQ